Proteins encoded in a region of the Verrucomicrobiia bacterium genome:
- a CDS encoding DUF1501 domain-containing protein, whose amino-acid sequence MSLIDETIRLETRRQFFGRGRNALGFAALASLLGPRMRLWGEDVSGAAGGGAIRPHHAPKVKRVLYLHMVGGPSQMDLFDHKPVMANWYDKELPDSVRMGQRLTTMTSGQSRFPIAPSKWGFQPAGQCGLWMNTELLPWTARCVDDMAFIRSMHTEAINHEPAILHMQTGSMVPGRACMGSWISYGLGSMNENLPTFVVLVAEPTNKEQIQAISGRLWSSGFLSGEHAGVSFRSQGDPILFINDPPGVPAALRRHQLDGLRRLNELKHAAIGDPETHTRIQQFEMAFRMQTSVPELTRISDEPDSTWSLYGDEARKPGTYASTCLMARRLLERGVRFVQVYLNNWDHHGNVAGRLPMQCRDIDQATYGLIHDLKARGLFEDTLILWGGEFGRTIYSQGGLSRENYGRDHHPRCFTMWLAGGGIRGGTIHGETDDFSYNIVRDPVHVRDLHATVLHLLGIDHRRFTYRFQGLDQKLTGVDAEAHVVQPILA is encoded by the coding sequence ATGAGCTTGATTGACGAGACGATCCGTCTGGAGACGCGGCGCCAGTTCTTTGGGCGCGGGCGAAACGCGCTGGGCTTTGCGGCGCTGGCCTCGTTGCTTGGACCGCGGATGCGGTTGTGGGGCGAGGATGTTTCCGGCGCGGCCGGGGGCGGCGCGATCCGGCCGCACCATGCGCCGAAGGTGAAGCGGGTGCTGTACCTGCACATGGTGGGCGGCCCGTCGCAGATGGACCTGTTCGACCACAAGCCGGTGATGGCGAACTGGTACGACAAGGAGCTGCCGGATTCGGTGCGGATGGGGCAGCGGTTGACGACGATGACCTCGGGGCAGTCGCGGTTCCCGATCGCGCCGTCGAAGTGGGGCTTTCAGCCGGCGGGGCAGTGCGGGTTGTGGATGAACACCGAGCTGCTGCCGTGGACGGCGCGGTGCGTGGACGACATGGCCTTCATCCGATCGATGCACACCGAGGCCATCAACCATGAGCCGGCGATCCTGCATATGCAGACCGGGAGCATGGTTCCGGGGCGGGCCTGCATGGGTTCGTGGATCAGCTACGGGCTCGGATCCATGAACGAGAATCTGCCGACGTTTGTCGTGCTGGTGGCCGAGCCGACGAACAAGGAGCAGATCCAGGCCATCAGCGGACGGCTGTGGTCGAGCGGATTTCTGTCGGGCGAACACGCGGGTGTGTCCTTCCGGAGCCAGGGCGACCCGATCCTGTTCATCAACGATCCGCCGGGCGTGCCGGCGGCGCTGCGGCGTCACCAGCTCGACGGCCTGCGCCGGTTGAACGAGTTGAAGCACGCGGCGATCGGCGATCCCGAGACCCACACGCGCATCCAGCAGTTCGAGATGGCGTTCCGGATGCAGACCAGCGTGCCCGAACTCACGAGGATCTCGGACGAACCGGACAGCACCTGGAGCCTGTACGGCGACGAGGCGCGGAAGCCGGGGACCTATGCGTCCACGTGTCTCATGGCACGGCGTCTTCTCGAACGAGGGGTGCGGTTCGTGCAGGTCTATCTCAACAACTGGGATCACCACGGCAATGTCGCCGGGCGACTGCCGATGCAATGCCGGGACATCGATCAGGCGACCTACGGACTGATCCACGACCTGAAGGCGCGGGGTCTGTTCGAGGACACGCTGATTCTGTGGGGCGGCGAGTTCGGGCGGACGATTTACAGCCAGGGCGGATTATCGCGGGAGAATTACGGGCGGGATCATCACCCGCGCTGTTTCACCATGTGGCTGGCCGGCGGGGGGATCCGGGGCGGGACGATCCACGGCGAGACCGACGATTTCAGTTACAACATCGTGCGGGATCCGGTTCACGTGCGGGATTTGCATGCCACGGTGCTGCACCTGCTGGGGATCGACCATCGCCGGTTCACCTACCGGTTCCAGGGCCTCGATCAGAAGCTGACGGGAGTGGACGCCGAGGCCCACGTTGTGCAGCCCATTCTGGCGTGA
- a CDS encoding DUF1553 domain-containing protein — translation MKTFSAFGRGLALGWFPVAALSWLACLPVAPAEAIRFDRDIRPILVENCLACHGPDPATRKAGLRLDTREGVFEGGRRRDASVVPGDPEASPLWQRIETEDAADIMPPPDSLKALKPEEKARIRAWILQGAPWEEHWAFTAPVRPSVPEVPEGTDVRNPIDAFVAARLAGEGLAMHPGADLRTLGRRVALDLTGLPPAPGELEALEADSAPDAYERYVERLLESPHWGEHRGRYWLDAARYADTHGLHFDNYREMWPYRDWVIGAFNRNLPFDRFTVEQLAGDLLEDPTEEQRVATGFQRCNLTTNEGGTIEEENLALYASDRVGTTGWVFLGLTANCAACHDHKFDPMTTRDFYALAAFYRNTRQSGFDRNWREGDGAIVVPQGEDDRRRWRELPEEIRRAEAAYEALFGDADEALAAWAADARDGGGEEGSKGDGVRLEDEAVALRFDRAHAGDAELRVGEEVRRVALAEGMGWREDGPAGPGAILGAERAVDLGDLGDWEAGDPWTVSAWVWIPEEGRVEGSVVARMKDAAGHHRGWDVFVNRRTFGMHVVHRWPQVAMKVRSAEEVMRPGAWQFVTVSHDGSGRASGVRLYLDGERVNGRAEQDRLEGSVRVDLPLRVGSREKEHVLDGAAVQDLRLHRRALEPYEVRALAAAPTLEMRRRAWGATMAGIEALRAELAGGAGSDGGVEGAAGDEVVKREAEVRREREAQLRRWEAEAGAVRDSFRVAVHGPTAEAGRRVALLKGERDRIRGRSPVTHIQQEREDSVPTARILRRGEYDKPGDEVTADTPGFLPPMPEGAPRNRLGLAQWLVSPGNPLLARVTVNRFWQEVFGTGIVRTTEDFGTVGEAPVNQELLDWLAVEFRESGWDVKRLFTLMVTSAAYRQSAVVTAEKLERDRDNRLLSRGPRFRLDAEAIRDYALATSGLLVPRLGGPSVRPYQPVGVWEAVAMPESNTRHYEQDSGEALYRRSLYTFWKRAAPPATMEVFNAPSREVCSVRRERTNTPLQALATLNDPTFVEAARVLAEAAWWDARGIEEAAIDALASRVLLRGLTDAERSIVRETLDRMREHYEAVPEDALRLLGVGESPRNPVLAPAPVAALAMVANQLLNLDEVLNK, via the coding sequence ATGAAGACATTTTCGGCATTCGGGCGAGGGCTTGCTTTGGGATGGTTCCCGGTGGCCGCGCTGAGCTGGCTGGCCTGCCTGCCGGTGGCCCCTGCGGAAGCGATCCGGTTCGACCGCGACATCCGCCCGATCCTGGTGGAGAACTGCCTGGCCTGTCACGGGCCGGACCCGGCGACGCGCAAGGCGGGGTTGCGGTTGGACACGCGGGAGGGGGTGTTTGAGGGGGGGCGGCGACGGGACGCCTCGGTGGTGCCGGGCGATCCGGAGGCGAGTCCGTTATGGCAGCGGATCGAGACGGAGGATGCGGCGGACATCATGCCGCCGCCCGATTCGCTCAAGGCGCTCAAGCCGGAGGAGAAGGCGCGGATCCGGGCGTGGATTTTGCAGGGGGCGCCCTGGGAGGAGCACTGGGCGTTCACCGCGCCGGTACGCCCTTCGGTGCCGGAGGTGCCGGAGGGGACCGATGTCCGGAACCCGATCGACGCGTTTGTGGCGGCCCGGTTGGCCGGGGAAGGACTGGCGATGCATCCCGGGGCCGATCTTCGGACACTGGGGCGGCGGGTGGCGCTGGATCTGACGGGATTGCCGCCGGCTCCGGGGGAGCTGGAGGCGCTGGAGGCGGATTCGGCCCCGGATGCGTATGAGCGGTACGTCGAGCGGTTGCTGGAGTCGCCGCATTGGGGCGAGCACCGGGGACGGTACTGGCTGGATGCGGCGCGGTACGCGGACACCCACGGGCTGCACTTCGACAATTACCGGGAGATGTGGCCCTACCGGGACTGGGTGATCGGGGCGTTCAACCGGAACCTGCCGTTCGACCGGTTCACGGTGGAGCAGTTGGCGGGCGATTTGCTGGAGGATCCGACCGAGGAGCAGCGGGTGGCGACGGGTTTTCAGCGGTGCAACCTCACGACGAACGAGGGCGGCACCATCGAGGAGGAGAACCTGGCGTTGTACGCGAGCGACCGGGTGGGAACGACGGGGTGGGTGTTCCTGGGGCTGACCGCGAATTGCGCCGCGTGTCATGACCACAAGTTCGACCCGATGACGACGCGCGATTTCTACGCGCTGGCGGCGTTCTACCGGAACACGCGTCAGTCCGGGTTTGACCGGAACTGGCGGGAGGGTGACGGGGCGATCGTGGTGCCGCAGGGGGAGGACGATCGGCGGCGGTGGCGGGAATTGCCGGAGGAGATCCGGCGGGCGGAAGCGGCTTACGAGGCGTTGTTTGGCGATGCGGACGAGGCCCTGGCCGCCTGGGCGGCCGACGCTCGTGACGGTGGCGGGGAGGAGGGGTCGAAGGGGGACGGGGTCCGGTTGGAGGACGAAGCGGTGGCGTTGCGTTTCGATCGGGCCCATGCGGGGGACGCGGAACTGCGGGTTGGCGAGGAGGTGCGGCGGGTGGCGCTGGCGGAGGGGATGGGGTGGCGCGAGGATGGGCCGGCCGGGCCGGGGGCGATTCTGGGTGCGGAGCGGGCGGTGGATCTGGGCGATCTGGGGGACTGGGAGGCGGGCGATCCGTGGACCGTCTCGGCGTGGGTGTGGATTCCCGAGGAGGGGCGGGTTGAAGGTTCGGTGGTGGCGCGGATGAAGGATGCGGCGGGGCATCACCGGGGATGGGATGTATTCGTCAACCGGCGGACCTTCGGGATGCACGTGGTGCATCGCTGGCCGCAGGTGGCGATGAAGGTGCGGAGCGCGGAGGAGGTGATGCGGCCCGGGGCGTGGCAGTTCGTGACGGTGTCCCATGACGGGTCCGGCCGGGCGTCCGGGGTGAGGTTGTATCTGGACGGCGAGCGTGTGAACGGGCGGGCGGAGCAGGACCGGCTCGAGGGTTCGGTGCGGGTGGATCTGCCGTTGCGGGTCGGGAGCCGGGAGAAGGAGCACGTCCTCGACGGGGCCGCGGTGCAGGATTTGCGGCTGCACCGGCGGGCGCTGGAACCGTACGAAGTGCGGGCCCTTGCGGCGGCGCCGACCCTGGAGATGCGGCGTCGCGCCTGGGGGGCGACGATGGCCGGGATCGAGGCGTTGCGCGCGGAACTGGCGGGGGGCGCGGGTTCGGACGGCGGCGTGGAAGGGGCGGCGGGCGATGAGGTGGTGAAGCGGGAGGCGGAGGTGCGTCGCGAACGCGAGGCTCAGCTTCGACGCTGGGAGGCTGAAGCCGGGGCGGTACGGGATTCCTTCCGGGTGGCGGTGCATGGTCCGACGGCGGAGGCGGGGCGGCGGGTGGCCCTGCTCAAGGGCGAGCGCGACCGCATCCGGGGGCGCAGTCCGGTGACCCACATCCAGCAGGAGCGGGAGGATTCGGTCCCGACGGCGCGGATTCTGCGAAGGGGCGAGTACGACAAGCCGGGGGACGAGGTTACGGCGGACACGCCGGGGTTCCTGCCGCCGATGCCGGAAGGGGCGCCGCGCAACCGGCTGGGTCTGGCGCAGTGGCTGGTGTCGCCCGGGAACCCGTTGCTGGCGCGGGTCACGGTGAACCGGTTCTGGCAGGAGGTGTTCGGCACCGGGATTGTACGCACGACGGAGGATTTCGGGACGGTGGGTGAGGCGCCAGTGAACCAGGAGCTGCTGGACTGGCTGGCGGTCGAATTCCGGGAGAGCGGCTGGGACGTGAAGCGCCTGTTCACGCTGATGGTCACCTCGGCCGCGTATCGCCAGTCGGCGGTGGTCACGGCGGAGAAGCTCGAACGCGACCGCGACAACCGGTTGCTCAGCCGGGGTCCGAGGTTTCGTCTCGATGCCGAGGCGATCCGCGACTATGCGCTGGCGACCAGCGGACTGCTGGTGCCGCGGTTGGGGGGGCCAAGTGTGCGACCGTACCAGCCCGTGGGCGTCTGGGAGGCGGTGGCGATGCCGGAGAGCAACACACGCCATTACGAGCAGGATTCGGGCGAGGCGCTGTATCGCCGATCCCTGTACACCTTCTGGAAGCGGGCGGCGCCTCCGGCGACGATGGAGGTCTTCAATGCGCCGAGCCGTGAAGTGTGCTCGGTGCGGCGGGAACGGACCAACACCCCTTTGCAGGCACTGGCGACGCTGAACGATCCGACGTTTGTCGAGGCGGCGCGCGTGCTGGCCGAGGCGGCCTGGTGGGATGCGCGGGGGATTGAGGAGGCGGCCATTGACGCGCTGGCGTCGAGGGTGCTGTTGCGGGGGCTGACGGACGCGGAGCGGTCGATCGTGCGGGAGACGCTTGACCGGATGCGGGAGCATTATGAAGCGGTTCCGGAGGATGCGCTGCGGCTGCTCGGGGTGGGGGAGTCGCCGAGGAATCCGGTGCTTGCGCCGGCTCCGGTGGCGGCGCTGGCCATGGTGGCCAACCAGTTGCTCAATCTCGACGAGGTCCTGAACAAGTGA